From Anopheles darlingi chromosome 2, idAnoDarlMG_H_01, whole genome shotgun sequence, the proteins below share one genomic window:
- the LOC125947864 gene encoding NF-kappa-B-repressing factor-like → MGKRRTKNTFHNSKGGWNIESLDEPPLKKSLQTDSQRAANRETEFSFENYRSHHETEEHWELRRMFMEKNYHILPEDELVCLAQVFLNIELLHCRYPLETMRRVAELSEGIGKEYRARRANMLQRTFVSASDAAASKVQRRAPSFATNNSKNESLTMDEIFNKIVIVNNCIIQTTNEFNRLNCGVAMSDTCTQLQTGDHEAVVMVGKLVLGKAVHTNKKNARQLAVKEALEYLGKRCYTLKRKKLPTQMSAANVVQKKDSEDAASNGKVADEPKIDTKNIGFKLMQKLGWKGGGLGVKDDGIVDPITAQIKIGRKGLGNQEKSDEGGLDTKFIKTVLRNFKNSRMEYDLVFSVEFSKEDREVIHRIAKSFALRTKSFGNDNQGTRQLVVLANRLSPLEIIDKVLLFGDSTYSEMYEVVSPNSSEIKEAL, encoded by the exons ATGGGAAAACGTAGAACGAAAAATACGTTCCATAACTCCAAGGGCGGTTGGAATATAGAATCACTCGATGAACCTCCATTAAAAAAGAGTTTACAGACAGATTCACAGCGGGCCGCTAACCGCGAAACCGAATTTTCGTTTGAAAATTATCGCTCGCACCACGAGACGGAAGAACACTGGGAATTGCGCCGGATGTTCATGGAAAAAAATTACCATATCCTGCCAGAGGATGAGCTCGTTTGTCTCGCACAAGTATTTCTGAACATTGAATTATTGCACTGCCGATATCCTCTGGAAACGATGCGACGTGTGGCGGAATTATCGGAAGGAATTGGAAAAGAATATCGCGCACGTCGTGCTAATATGCTGCAAAGAACATTTGTATCGGCTAGCGATGCGGCAGCATCAAAAGTACAAAGAAGGGCCCCTTCCTTTGCAACCAACAATTCCAAAAACGAATCTCTCACCATGGACGAGATATTTAACAAGATAGTGATTGTTAATAACTGTATCATACAAACGACGAATGAGTTCAACCGGCTAAATTGTGGCGTTGCCATGAGCGATACCTGTACCCAGCTGCAGACGGGTGACCACGAGGCCGTGGTTATGGTCGGAAAATTGGTACTCGGTAAAGCAGTTCACACCAACAAGAAAAACGCACGACAACTGGCGGTAAAGGAGGCATTAGAGTATCTTGGAAAACGCTGCTATACTTTGAAG CGTAAAAAACTGCCAACACAAATGAGCGCTGCCAATGTAgtacaaaaaaaggattccgAAGATGCAGCATCGAATGGGAAGGTCGCAGATGAACCCAAGATAGACACCAAAAATATTGGATTCAAACTGATGCAAAAGCTTGGTTGGAAAGGTGGTGGTTTGGGTGTGAAAGATGATGGAATCGTGGATCCTATTACTGCACAAATCAAAATTGGTCGCAAAGGATTGGGCAACCAGGAGAAATCGGATGAAGGCGGTTTGGATACAAAGTTTATCAAAACAGTTCTGAGAAACTTCAAAAACTCGCGCATGGAGTACGATCTAGTGTTTAGTGTTGAGTTTTCGAAGGAGGATCGAGAAGTAATTCACAG GATTGCCAAATCCTTTGCGCTCAGGACGAAAAGTTTCGGTAATGACAATCAAGGCACGAGGCAGCTCGTAGTGCTGGCGAACCGATTGTCTCCACTCGAGATAATTGACAAAGTTTTGCTGTTTGGTGATTCGACGTATTCCGAAATGTATGAAGTTGTGAGTCCGAATTCTTCGGAAATAAAAGAAGCCTTGTAA